Genomic window (Tripterygium wilfordii isolate XIE 37 chromosome 11, ASM1340144v1, whole genome shotgun sequence):
AGTTAAACTGGTTTGATTGGGTACAATTGGCTGACGGTACTTTTGGTACTTGAGAGAGAGAATTGGACACCAGGTTGACCCCACGCGCAATACATTGTTGCAGCTCTAAAGTTCtgaactttatttatttatttattcacttTTGACTGTTATTCCCCGACTGTTCTACACAATTTTCATCTTTGACCACACACTTCTTTTAATTTTCTCAATCACCAGAGTTCATTAGAGCATCTCTAATAATAGGTAGAccctaaaatgatgaaaaactTATTTTGGGAtaccattttcatttttagttgCTCCAATTGATACAACGGAGGGTACTCTAAAATGAGGGTGTGTGATTTGCATACCCCAAAGTTCCGGTATTCATTTCCATCCCcaagtaaaaaaattaatattttaatttcactctcctcttcttctctctagtatttcattatttgtatttgtaataataaatattaaaatatttgatgtgatatTGAAATAAGAATGAAATTGGTGTGCAAGTGAGTCAttagttgaacgacaatcacttTGGATGTAAGAGATCATTAGGTCGTGGGTTATAATCCTACCACCTTCCTAaacccctgtttcaaaaaaaaagagaatgaaattgGTGTTAAAATTAGTTATTTTATCATTCAATCTGATAaattaacttgttagtttgaTGCGTTTCGCATCATTCATATGTATTCTAACAATTGGAGTGTGTTAgaatgataaaataaatttttaattaaaataggGAAAACCAAATACCAAAAAGGAGATAGATGATGcatacttgttttgaaaacgacagcTTTAGATAGAAGATAAAACCCACTTGGACCTTTCTTTCTGTCGTTTTGCAATTAGCAAAGCTAGGTGACTGGgtctaaaataaatataaatgcgATAGGGTTATATATGCACACTCGTACCAACTTATTGGGGTcaactagaaaaaaaaatacatatatatatatttaaaaaaagacgCACCCGTGGACCGTGCCAGAATCACCGCAAAGATACGGAACTCCAGTTTAAAAACACAAGCTACAAACCCACGCCCACCGGCGGCTACGCGTCCGCTGGACCCCACACTCATATCTCTCTTTCACATGACACGCGTCGACTGTTTAGTATTTAAAATGAAACTTCAGACCCCCGTACACCCATCTGTCACCGAGACCTCGCGTGCATGGTATTGCCATTTAACTATGCTTTGACCAAAGGAAAAATCAAAAAGCTTGGAAGGACGAGCCAAAGCGTGCGCGATTTGCATGCGCTAGAAAGATCCCGACGCTGATGCGATGCGTACAGTAACCCATCTTCCCCTTCTTTCACGCTCATCATTTGTTTTTCTATCTTTTTCCATATCCTAGGCGTGACTTACCTGATTCCGCCACGTGTTTTAACTTTAAGCCGCTGATCTTGATCAAAGGGAGTTGATACTGGGTTAAAAAAAGCTTTGTGCGTCAAAATCAAAGATAAGACGGCATGTTAATCAAAGGTTGTGACTTTGTGAGTCGCGCGTGGGAGACTTTTTCTCATGAAAGTCTTCTGTTCACTACTGTTTGTGGAGATTTGGTGGTTGggttttcaagatttttttcgagtttcttttatttaatttttgattaaatttaataaagtaCTGTTGATACATCACCGTCTTACAAAATAATATGGAATTATGTTCAGAACAGATGATCCAATTTGTTTAGGATTAAGTCAAGTTTGAACGTAAgttatatgtttaaaatttgggtataaacacaaaaaaaattatctgaTTTAAAATCGGGTTGGGGTTCAGGTTCAAACGCATAAATTTTTTCCGATCTACTTGTCTGGACCCAGacccggattaggttattgtccgatttacttgttcaaaTTTAAACTAATccgagtttggtcaattaagtacatcaGAAATCCAGTCTGAGTTAAATTTTGTGAATTACTATTGATACATCACCGTCTTACAAATAATAGAGGTGACAAAGCTTTGTTCGATCCatatgatcgaatttgtccgatcCGGATTAagccaagtttgaacataagttatatgttcaaaatttagGCCTAAACACACAAAATTTGTCGGATTTAAAACCTATTCCGGCTGTAAACACATAAACTTTGTTTGATCTACTTGTCCGGACCTTTGCCTGGATTGTgttattgtctgatttacttgtccatATTTAAACCAATttggatttggtcaattaagtacgtttgAAATCTAATACGGGTTAGGGTccgaaaatataaatattttgtaaacacctGTTGTTGTCTTACCTGGAAttgattttttgccacccctagaaAATAACAATCAGTTGAGTGATAacttagttggtgaatctctttagGGTCCAAATCGTATGAACTCGGTAGGTCTTGAATTCGATTTTCACTGATAGTAATAACCTCGTGATCACGTGTTGCGTTTTGATCCGACTTATCATGTCATTAGGTGACAAATTTTTATACATGCGAAAATGATGATTCAAGTTTGTATGGTGTCGTTGtcagttaaaaaaaatcttaaaaaatcACACCGTCACAACAAGAACACCAACTCATTACTCTTTGTGAACATGTGATTAGTTTATGTGAAAACGTGATTAATTAGTCTTATTCACATGATACTTTTAAAGTCAACAAATGAGGATTACCCACTGTAAATTGCGGATATTATTGACTTtcattagcaagttaaacaaaaaGTTTAACTCCAAATCGATATAGGCATGGAAAAACCCACTTAATTAGTTTggtaaaaaacataaaaagaagTTGAACGAAAAGGACACCTAATTATGTCTTCTAATCCTcacttttcatttctttctttttgtttttttttttatcaattgtgGAGTAATTAAGAAGAAATTAAGTTGCCTGGTGTGGGATTAATAAAGAGGATTACATGTAATAATTCTATGAAATGGCCACACGATTCAACTCATTAAAAATAATGTGTATTAATTCCCACTTATTATAAGTATGGACATAATTGCTCTCATTACAAGTTGGCAAGCGTGTGAGTCCACATTGGGGGCCATTTTCATGTTAGTAATTGATGAAAAATGAAGGTTAAAAAAAAGGGAGGATGCCAATGCCATGATGATTATTGAACATATAAGTCACATAATTATTTTCAATGAATGGTTTTGACAATTGGGGATTGAATGTGGGTGATTGGGGGGATTGTAGGTGTGGTGTGCTTCcatgtaaaaaataaataaataaaaagttgcACCTGCTAGCACTACAATTTCTGAGGTGTTGGTGGGTATATATGTTTTGGGTTGTTGACTTGATTGCTAGCCAATGCTCAATTGCCTTTTTTGTGGTGTCAAGTAAGTGCCACCAtctttgtatatatattgttgtcaaGTGCATGCATTCTTATATTAATGTTTCAAAGACCATACCATTCTACTATTCTATGTACTAGGGATCCAGGCTACATATACCAAcattttgtttctaacaagAAACTCGTCAAATACATAGTCACATTGAATCCCGTCATATGTGATATATTACGAGCATGTGAGTCTCCCTATCTCACATGCATAAGACAATCACATGACTTTTGGTTAATGAGGGtgatttcaaataaatttattggACGTAAGAGTTATACTTACGAACTTTCGACCTTTGACGAGAGTTGATCTCGTTAAATTACCACTCAACCAACTCTCTTGAAATCATATCGttaattagattcatctaggtGGATTCTTCACTCTCATCTATCCGTTTCTTACAATATAAAGGACATGATCGTGTAACAACTCGCAACTTCCATCACTTGCCTTAAATAAGCTTTATCGTCAACATCAAAGATGCATGAAAAATATCAGAAAAGGCATGCATCCCAAATTTCCTCTATCATGTATTATTGCCTTCTGAGACATATAGCATTGGAAATCATAAGCTTTGGGCATTGCATGCACGTGTTTGATGATGGAATTCAAAGCCTTCTAATCTCGAGACTTACACAACCAACTTCCAAACAAACCCttaaaaaataagataaaattgaGGGGTTGACACTTTTTAATGTGGCGATATAAATATAAAGTAGTAGAGTGAGAGAAAAGTCTAACATAGTGGATTAGTGGGTGCATGTAGTGTgtgtaaataataatatatgtgtatatatatatacatattttgggAGGGGGGGGGGCATGGATTCCTCTAACTTTTGGTCTAACTTTGTATTGGTTTGTGGGAAATATATAAAAGCATTAGagcatatatatagattttaattaatccttTTGTAATGCAACCAtggagtggtggtggtggagatggtATTGTATTTTAGCTTTCCAAGCGTGGAGGGTCTTGTTGGAGAATCCACAACCAAATGGGTTCTTCATGGTCTCATCTCATATGTCCCACGCTTCCCCACCAAACTCAAAGCTATGTTAATGGACGCtcctatatatatgtttaaaagggaaaaaaaatttcttttgctttctctcactttctctttcaagaaagaaagggaaaattATTTGATTCTGACGTCTGTCAATTAATTCCAGCCTGATCATATGTGACACGTCTTCATGCATATGATATGATATTccaatttgttttattttgttagtGTAATTCAATGAATGGTTTTAATTTTGGTGAATAAACAAACTTTAGTGGCAGAAAACATGGAAAAATATTTCACGGTGTAGACGAAAAAAGAGAGCGCCTTTTTTCTAAGCACATCTGACTTTTGCTTTCCTAATACAATATTTAATATGGAAATGAAAGCAACAAGCTAGCTCTTGATTATTTTGGATTCCCACATAAAGCAATATTCTCATATATATGGATATGCATCGGGTTTTAGCCTATTTTATCCATTTATCAGTGCGGGAATTTCATGTACACGCGAATTTCTTTACGACCCGAATTTAATATCATactcccatatatatatataatattcaaaGGGAAAACTTGTATAATATCATTatgggttaaaaaaaaaaactcttgatTATTGTCTAACAAATCTCAACAAAAGGGTTATATTTATCTTAAAATTTGTAGCACATCAacattttttaattgattttttcacTTACTACATGGATGATCTCTTTAAAGTAACACTTGGacgtaattttatttttgaattgtggAAAGCAAACGATTTCATGACCACAAAATACAAACCCAATTTCACCTTTAATTATCAAAGATAAAAGAATTAATTTGAAGCTTTAATAATTAGGTATATCATTCTCTCCACACATGGAATATGGATTTTCCACTACCAAGTGAATTTGAACCTCTACTACTGCTACATATTTGGTATTAGTGGGCTTGCACAGAATCACCCacatatattttctttatttggtgGACAAATTaactacacacacacacattatatatatatatacacacacacaaacataatggaataaaaagagtaaaagtTGGTAAAGTCACAAACACATTACACATACATGCACCCTCCTCGAATCATTGCTCAAGGCTTTATTGGATTATTTGAAACTACTTTTTCCTAAACAAATAGTGCTAAAGTGAGTATGGTTGATGATGATCAAATACAAATAGTTAAGTCTTGTGATGGAATACTTTGTGTTAGTGCTACCAAAAGCGTAGACTCAACGGGATTGGGAGGGAGTGAATGACTCGATTGGGCGTGGTTATTGTTCCCTCCACTCCATACAAAAGGGCATGAAAGAAagtatacaattttttttaaaaaaaataatttaatcttttaattaattaatcataaatataatttaatttgggGGGCACCAGATCTTCTTATCTGTGCATAAGATCTTTGTTCAGGTGTTTGAAATCATGGGTTTGccctaatttatattttatttattttttggggaCAACCATACTTGGCAAATCAgcctttgtttttatttatttaataaattaattaaagttttATGTAGCATGCCTTGATTATTCTAAGACAATAATGGATAAGAACTGAGAAGGGAATATTTAGGACGTGTTTGGCTCCATGTATATGTTTTACTTTCAAGTATAATATTATTGAGCAATTGCCAACTTTATTTTCAATGAATTAATCCATTTCCTTGTACGCTTAATTGATTAAAATCTAAATTATATTTTCTCACTTTCGGTTTTGTTTTtagatttagaatttagggtttactaAACTAGAATATTtgggattttcatttttttttactataaaATTGTATTAGGTTAGTGTTGAAATAAAATACTTCTAATACATAATTAGCACATAttcatttataaataatattaattccAAGGGATTAAAGTTCCTTGCAGCAAACACGTTGTCAAATTGGAAAAAGGTTAGAAGATATAAAGGGCAATAATAGAATGATTAAATGAGATTAACATTTTAACTAATCAGACACTCACTAACCCTAGTTAGTTGAGTTGGGCCATTCCCATTCATTTGATGGGTATATTGATAGTTCAGACACATCAGCATATCACATCAATGAAAAGTATTATTGTACTCCATGACCACTTTTTACACCTTCCAGTCTTAAAGTTAGCCCTTAGCGATGATGGGTTTAAATGTTTAATGGCAgaggagatatatatatatatatatatatatatatatatatatatatatataattcacaacatatatatagttatatacatatacatatgcattCATGTATACATAAGAGTGGGATCTTGAGTATGATGTATGCACCCAGAGTTTTTGATAAGTGGGACCCTTTTCAAAACGTTTGCATGATTCATGGTTTGAACGGTCAAGGAACAAATTATTGGGGTTCATGTTGTTGTGCATAGGATGCCATCACATCCCTTTTTATGTTATGTAgttcatgtttttttgttgggtttagttttatTTGCCAATTGTTGTTCCCTTAATTATTTGCTTTCTTTTAAGTAGGGTTGTATCAAATCAGCGAGATAAAATGATAACCGAATTTTCCATCACATATTTCTTAAATCGATAATTAAAATAACCGTCAATAATTAATCGTCGGTTCAATTAAATTAATGTCAAGAAATCGACTGTAACCGGCCATTTACACTCATATTTTTAAGGAAAAGAGGAGAATATTAGCTGAATTCTTCAATTGAAAGAGTTATATCATACCTCAAGATATCACCCAGAGCATACATAGGTTTAGTTCGTcgagaaagaaaattaatttattatgaatgtcaaaaacaatttttattatttttcatccaaGGTACACATCAATTTAATCACCAAATTTTCCAACTAATAAATATTGGGGCTCGTCCATGTCCAAATCTATGACCGAGAAGAACACCATATACTTTATACTTTAAACATTCAATATGAATTTAAACTTGAACGTCAAGTCCGTGCATACATGAAAGTTTCCTATCTTAAGATagagtaattttatttatttttataatcaaCAGAGTATATTGAACCAAAAAAAGCAAGACACAACAAAACATCAGAGATGACCAAAAATCATAGTATAAAGATTACTAGGCAGAATAAATAAAACATGACAACAAGTATGCGATAGAGTAAGTTGAAGTAAAGACAAGTGCGCGACCACAAATATATTGATCGAATTCATATAATTTGACCTAGAAAAATTCACCACTAAAATATTACCCTGGTCACCTGATGGTTCTGGTTGGAGTCCAATTGTCAATAGAACATTAACCCAAACCCTGACCCGAACGGGAACCCGACCCAGGCCAAGAATCATGATACGAAGACCCCACacgggagagagagaagaaaacggAAGGGGGAGGGGGGGTTTTCTTACGGTGTTTCATCATTGTACACTTATACCTTGCGTGCACTCCTCACGCACGTATGAAACtctcttctttttattatttattattattactactaGTGTTGTGTATGTCGCTTGATCCCAGAACCGGGGACATTTCTGTCAATTTCGTTTCTATATAATCTTAGCTTCCGTGCATTTCCACACATTTCAGCTTTTGCCACACGCTGCTCTCTTCTCCGTCTCTCAAATCGTCCTTTCCGTGCTCCTTGCGCCCGATCTGTTGTTTCCAGACTGCAATTCGAGATTAAGTTGTTCTCCGGTGGAATTTGGTCCTCTGCTAGCTTGTTTTCACTGTGAGTTCCTTCTTTCCTCTCTGTTGTTTTATCTTCCGTCACCTGAATGAAGTGGATTTTGGTGTTAAGACTGCGATTGTGGTCTGCTTTTATGTTTTGGTTTGGGAATCAGGAGTGATTGTTCAGCTAGAATGTCATGTTGTTTGCTTGTTTTACTTGCCTGAAGAGATTCAAATTCCTTTTTCGATTTGCTTTATTTTCTAGTATCATTTCAGGGGGAAATTTTGTCTCTTTGCGTATAAAGAACCATGCTTCTGTATATGTGCTGTTAGTAATCCTAGTCTTTTACAGTTTCTCCGGAATAGCTTTATTTCCTTAGCAATGCACTGGTCTGCTGTTTTCTACTAtgtttcttcttaatttttgtttggtttctgtAATGGAATATCCGAGCGAGGGAATATAAAGTAAATGTTAAGTTCGTAGTCCTTGTTCCTTTGTTTCGGAGGATGAAGCTTACTGCCGCAGATTGCAGTCTGAATgtaaatgttttaatttttgtttttaggtACCCAAGATCTTGGTTACAGATGAAATGAATTTCCaaatcttatattttttttttctttttttgcaggGTACTTGAATAAGATTTCGTGGAAGGTACAGCCCGGCCATCTGTTTGCAGAGGGAAACAGCATGCGGTGTATTTCGAGTCTTTATGTTGATATTCTTAGGAAAGGCATCTCCTTGAACCTCTATTGCAGAGTTATCCTGTGATTCATTTTTTCATTCCAAACCCTTGAATTTCTGACGAGCTTTTCCCCATCATTTTCCATGGGATCTACTTTTTTCATTGTTGTTCCTTGCTATGTCCGCCAGATCAGCTGAATATTAGTCTGACCCATCTTGTAGAATAGTTTTCGCCATTTTTTCAAATTTGCTTCCTCTCTACACATCTgttttttctgtttcttctccTAGTAGTTGAATTGATCTTGCTCTGTCAACGACTTGGGTATCAGTTTTTCGTTGCCCGCTTGTGAATTGCGTGGTTTTTGAAGAACATTGAAGGGCTGCGTAGTAGTTATGGTGTGCCAAGCAGCAGGTCAAACAAATTTCCGGGCATTGAAACACGAAAATGGGATTGTAGTTAGAGTTATAGCATGCTTTCAACCACTTCAAGATTGCCAGGTTAGTAGAAGATaatcttttacttttttcaCCTATTTTTGCTAGAAGTATTAAATGCCCAAAATTGTCTGACATCCTATTTTTCATGCATGAGATTCCTTCGTGCTTTGTTTTGACATTGATAATGGTCGAGAAAGTTTGTCTAATGGTTTACCTGGTCTTCTTCTGCAGGCTGAATATTTCCGTCATTTGCTGAAACCTGTTACGTAGTCACGTAGATACGTTTTGCGCTCTAGTTTTCAAGTTAAGCTGAGattgtagttttttttccttgttcctAAAAGAGAGTGAACAAAAAGTTCTTGCGTCACGGACTTTCTGTCTTCTGGTATGTTCAATATTTCCTGTCCGTGGGAACTTAAATTATTTGCAATCATATTAGTTTTACCAAAATGTAAATCATTTTGTTCTCCTTGCACAGGTGATTCATATTTGTTGAATGGGTGAAAATTGTGGATCTTGGTTTCCCCAGCAACCATTTGATTTGCAATCACCCCGTTTGAATTCTTGGAGTACTCCACTTCACTTGCCGCAGAAAACTGCTCCTTCATTCATGAAGCCTGACATGTATATGGTTTCTGCTAGCATGGATTTGCCAGAGTACTCATTTCCTAAGTTATCTGATTTGCCAGGTGGCCATACAATGGAACCTCTTGATAGGTTTTATTGCTTGCCCCCTTTCGGACAGGCCTTTATGCCGGCGAACTTGGTTCTTAAAGATAAGCTCTCTTCTGTTGCTTCTGATAATTGTTGCGAGGCTACCACAGCAAAGGCAGAATCTGTGTGGGGTCAAAAGAAGTTCCTCGTTGTTGATCAGTCCGGGGATCGGACAACTTTGATCTTCAGTTCTGGAATTGGAACTCCTGTTCAGTGCCTGACAAATCCTAAACCATCTATTGCTTGTAATTTGAATGTGCAAGACCCTGGAACCAAAGAAAATTCCAATTTTCACTCTGCAGCAATTTTGAGAGATGAAATTGGTGAAAAAAATGACAGCGATACTCTTAGCGAGATGCATGAAGACACTGAAGAACTCAATGCCTTGCTCTACTCGGATGATGACAGTGATACCGATGATGATGAAGTTACCAGTACTGGGCATTCACCTAGTACTTTGACCATGCATGATAAGCAAGATTGGTTTGAGGGAAGTTCAGAAGAGGTAGCTAGCTCCATAGGATTGACCAAAAAGCGAAGACTTTTTGATAAAGGGGACAACAATGTAGCAATAATGCTGGACACTGCCAATTCTGTAAAACCTAAGGAAATCTTCTCTGAGTATGAGGATGATGCGCAATCTAGTTGTGCCAATGTCCAAAATTGTGGTTCAGATGAAGGTGCTTTTTTGTCAGGCAACAAGAGGATGAGAAAGGAGAAAGTAACAGAGACTGTGTTGGACATTCTTCAAAGCATTGTTCCTGGTGGGAAGGGCAAGCATGCAATTATGGTTCTTGATGAGGCTATTCAGTACCTTGAAGCCTTGAAGCTCAAAGCCAAAGCTCTAGGACTTGATGCTATATGAGTTGCCAACAACTCTTTGGCTTAAGTGATCTGTTTGTGGTATATGTAATTTTATTTCTTGCCCTATTAATCATAGTCAAGTATGGAAAATAAGTCGGGTGTGGATTTGCACAAGCATAGGAGCTTCTGGCAACGGATGTGAAGATTGGAAATTGTCGTGACTAGAGAGAGAGGCATTGAACTCATGTAGTTTATTCAATGGTTGAGTTGGAAATCAGCAGCTTTGGGTAGCGAAACTTTTTTCTAACGTCGACAAAGGAGTGAGTGCCCTCCTATATTATATGTCCACAATAAAAGGGACTTGAATCATCAGGCTTTGTCGTGGGATTAAGAGAAAGTAGAAATCATACCTTGGCATGAGAAGTTATGTGAATGAGATGACTAGTTAATCCAGAGGAGGACCCCCCTGACGGAAGATGAATGCATGCCCCCCTTGTGCTCCTTTGTCGTCTTTGGGACCCAACTTTCGTGCACTTTCTACTGCTTTATGTATTCGGTCTTGTCGTGTTTTATCATCCTTTGCGGGTTCTCCTTTGTGATGTTGATATTAGCACAACTAAAGGTTCTTTCTTCATCCTGGCATGCAACTTGCCAATGGGGCCCTGGGTCTCCGATGGACGCAACTTCGAGCATTGTTACTTTGAAGAACTTAATTGGTTGTTCCTGTGTTTGGTAGTATGGGCTCCCACCTGAATTGGTATTGTATTCTATTGTGGAAGAACTTTGTGTTGATAACTTGGTATTGTATTCTACTATGCAAGAACTTTGTATTATGTGTTTGTTTGAGGTTTTGTTGTGAATTAtatcttcttgttcttgttggTTTTGTGGAATTGTTTGATGTCCTGCCTTGAGGAGATTGGCTTGGTGTGTTTTATTGAGTGTTTGGTTTTATTGTTGTCTTGATGTTTGCGTAGCAACGTAGCATGCCTGCATTTATGGCATGATGCACCGTTTAGTTATCATCTGTCCCTCGCTCTGTGCGCAAGTCTCTGTTCTCTATGGAGATGATTGCGTTCGGGGGACCACGAAGTCGAATTATTTGGCAGTGAAGGCTCgtgatttggagttgctcattTCCAGCAAAATTTGGTCTAAAATAAATcatatatttgatatttgacGAGTGTAAACATCTGTTTATGTTTGGTTTAAGGGTAAATTGAATGACATGAAATTAGTTCTCTTTGTTTGGCAATGGAGAACACCTCGTAAAATCGGGCTCGTAAAACTCGGGCTGAACAAGCTGCATGCATAATTTTCAAATAGATAAGTTTGGTTGAGATCCATTGCAAAACTGAACGGGAATAAATCCCAATGAGGATTGAATCATGTAGACATGTAAATCTTGCAGGCATACGAACACCTTTGGCCGAAATCGAAGCTAACTATCCCAGTTTGGTTGACATGAAAGACATGCCATACGTCCAAAAACaaatattatcatttttttttgtctctgtaATTTGGGGTCTTAAGAGCAAAGGGATGGGAATAGTGAGAATATATTCCACCAATCGTGTGGATGATTGACGAAATCCAAACTTGTAGGGTACAGTATCTCCTTGTTGGTGCAACAACGACTTTACGTTCCTTGAACTCACAGTTTGTTGGACTTGGATTGAGCTCTCTCTGTACATATCATATTCGATAAAGAGAGATCAAAACCAGTCATAAAAGGATCTTGCAATTGAAAGGTCGCTTGTGCTGGAGTGGTCCTCCGTTAGCCTATTGAGTGTCGTATGCAGAGGCAAGTACCCAGTTCctcaaaaccaaactttatTGATAAAATTGATGGACAATGTTTTGAAATTATTTGAAGAagcaattaaaattgaaaacagaGAAGTA
Coding sequences:
- the LOC120009255 gene encoding transcription factor bHLH143-like, whose amino-acid sequence is MGENCGSWFPQQPFDLQSPRLNSWSTPLHLPQKTAPSFMKPDMYMVSASMDLPEYSFPKLSDLPGGHTMEPLDRFYCLPPFGQAFMPANLVLKDKLSSVASDNCCEATTAKAESVWGQKKFLVVDQSGDRTTLIFSSGIGTPVQCLTNPKPSIACNLNVQDPGTKENSNFHSAAILRDEIGEKNDSDTLSEMHEDTEELNALLYSDDDSDTDDDEVTSTGHSPSTLTMHDKQDWFEGSSEEVASSIGLTKKRRLFDKGDNNVAIMLDTANSVKPKEIFSEYEDDAQSSCANVQNCGSDEGAFLSGNKRMRKEKVTETVLDILQSIVPGGKGKHAIMVLDEAIQYLEALKLKAKALGLDAI